Proteins encoded by one window of Synechococcus sp. MVIR-18-1:
- a CDS encoding thiamine phosphate synthase → MEPMVVEADANLRVARLIDANLDRAREGLRVIEDWCRFGLDRDDLVVPLKDWRQRLGQQHHDRYRRARSTATDVAAGLGHPAQASRCTAQAIVKANASRVQEALRVLEEFGRNLDPELASSAAEIRYGLYDLEVRILDACGHQHRQERLEAAKLCLITDPDRDNNLERLLQGVEAALMAGVSLVQYRRKQGNDQQRLVEAQALKTLCSRFGALFIINDRIDLALLVDADGVHLGQDDLPLSEARQLLGPERLLGRSTHRLEHLLAAQHEGADYLGVGPVFATATKRDRSPAGLSWVTEASRHAVVPWFAIGGIDAETIPSVRAAGAQRVAVVSAIMGSNDPEEASRTLLQTLT, encoded by the coding sequence ATGGAGCCGATGGTTGTCGAAGCAGACGCCAACCTGCGCGTGGCGCGGCTGATCGACGCCAACCTGGATCGAGCACGAGAAGGGCTGCGTGTCATTGAAGACTGGTGTCGCTTTGGACTGGATCGGGACGATCTCGTCGTTCCGCTTAAAGACTGGCGGCAGCGACTGGGGCAACAGCATCACGATCGCTACCGCCGCGCCCGTTCCACGGCAACAGACGTTGCCGCTGGCCTGGGCCATCCCGCTCAAGCGAGTCGTTGCACAGCCCAAGCGATTGTTAAAGCCAATGCCAGCCGGGTGCAGGAAGCCCTGCGCGTTTTGGAGGAATTCGGGCGCAATCTCGATCCAGAGCTAGCCAGCAGCGCTGCTGAGATCCGCTACGGGCTCTATGACCTTGAGGTCCGCATTCTCGATGCCTGCGGGCATCAGCACAGGCAGGAACGCCTCGAGGCCGCCAAGCTTTGCCTGATTACGGATCCCGATCGAGACAACAATCTGGAGCGATTGCTTCAGGGGGTTGAAGCCGCTCTGATGGCCGGCGTCAGCCTGGTTCAGTACCGCCGCAAACAGGGCAATGACCAACAACGCCTCGTTGAAGCGCAAGCCCTGAAGACACTTTGCAGCCGCTTCGGAGCCCTGTTCATCATCAACGACCGCATTGATCTGGCGCTCTTGGTGGATGCCGATGGCGTGCATCTCGGCCAGGACGATCTCCCCCTTTCAGAGGCGAGACAACTGCTCGGCCCGGAGCGCTTACTGGGACGCAGCACCCACCGCTTGGAGCACCTGCTCGCGGCCCAGCACGAGGGCGCCGACTATCTAGGCGTTGGCCCCGTCTTCGCCACCGCCACCAAACGCGATCGCAGCCCAGCCGGCCTGAGCTGGGTCACAGAAGCCAGTCGACATGCCGTCGTGCCCTGGTTTGCGATCGGTGGCATCGATGCTGAAACGATTCCCTCGGTTCGTGCTGCCGGTGCTCAGCGCGTCGCCGTGGTGAGCGCGATCATGGGCTCCAATGATCCGGAAGAAGCGAGCCGGACCCTGCTCCAAACCCTCACGTAA
- a CDS encoding bifunctional riboflavin kinase/FAD synthetase codes for MIPLCSPQQAKTPTTLALGSFDGLHAGHRRVIASVTKTDHLNAIPTVVSFWPHPREVLHGEPRLRLDLPEEKLELLEPLGIQQLVLVPFNRQLAQLSAAEFVEQVLLGCLKAQQIAVGANFRFGRGREGDTNTLRALAEAAGVQVSVLPILEDAGGRMSSSRIREALSNGDLQAASTLLGRPYRFRGTVVRGRGLGRELGWPTANLQVDGRKFLPGLGVYAARTWIQRDGEGKGEALPAVMNLGPQPTVDPNSPSAVEVHLLDRRIELVGQELVVEPVERLRGQQRFSGLEELSAQIGKDAAAARQRLQATAG; via the coding sequence TTGATTCCTCTCTGCTCTCCACAGCAGGCCAAAACCCCCACCACCCTGGCGTTGGGCAGCTTCGACGGCCTCCATGCGGGTCATCGGCGGGTGATCGCGTCTGTGACCAAAACGGATCACCTCAATGCCATTCCCACGGTGGTGAGCTTCTGGCCGCATCCACGCGAAGTGCTGCACGGTGAACCACGTCTGCGCCTCGATCTCCCAGAAGAGAAGCTCGAGCTCCTGGAGCCGCTTGGCATCCAGCAGCTGGTCTTGGTGCCTTTCAACCGCCAACTAGCGCAGCTCAGTGCCGCCGAATTTGTAGAGCAGGTGCTGCTCGGTTGCCTCAAGGCCCAACAAATCGCCGTAGGGGCCAACTTCCGATTCGGTCGGGGCCGGGAAGGCGATACCAACACGCTGCGGGCCTTAGCGGAAGCCGCTGGGGTTCAGGTTTCGGTGTTGCCAATTTTGGAGGATGCCGGAGGACGGATGAGCAGCAGCCGCATTCGCGAAGCGCTCTCGAATGGCGACCTACAAGCCGCCAGCACCTTGCTCGGCCGCCCCTACCGCTTCCGGGGAACGGTGGTGCGCGGTCGAGGCTTAGGGCGCGAATTGGGCTGGCCCACCGCCAACCTGCAAGTGGATGGGCGCAAGTTTTTGCCAGGGCTTGGCGTCTATGCCGCCCGCACCTGGATTCAGCGAGATGGCGAAGGAAAGGGCGAAGCACTGCCGGCCGTGATGAATCTCGGCCCCCAGCCCACCGTGGACCCCAACTCACCTTCAGCCGTTGAGGTGCACCTGCTCGACAGGCGCATCGAACTGGTTGGCCAGGAGCTTGTCGTGGAACCGGTGGAACGGCTGCGCGGACAACAACGCTTTTCAGGCCTCGAGGAGCTCAGTGCGCAAATCGGAAAGGACGCCGCAGCAGCCCGTCAACGGCTTCAAGCCACAGCTGGGTAA
- a CDS encoding DUF3611 family protein, whose protein sequence is MADRLDLQLLALGLRRTAWIRFWTQTGLGIVILGVLMFNNIGGSLSRNADKALGLGPGLSLTTLAFLVLLFSLWQSWLVVRLGRALASGARPSRGEASRTIKRSLFADLLGLVFAAVGYQSLAGALFVQASMQTPGIAIGARGAGENMAITSLEMLSVLSNTQVLFAHLIGLLFSLWMLQRIYRTS, encoded by the coding sequence ATGGCCGATCGGCTCGATCTCCAACTGCTCGCTCTTGGCTTGCGCCGCACCGCTTGGATTCGCTTTTGGACGCAAACCGGCCTGGGCATTGTGATTTTGGGGGTGTTGATGTTCAACAACATCGGCGGCAGTTTGAGCAGAAATGCCGATAAAGCCTTGGGATTAGGGCCGGGCCTGTCGTTGACCACCCTTGCGTTTTTAGTGTTGTTATTCAGTCTTTGGCAGAGCTGGTTGGTGGTCCGGCTGGGACGGGCTTTGGCGAGTGGTGCGCGACCGAGTCGAGGGGAGGCCAGTCGCACGATCAAGCGCAGTTTGTTCGCTGATCTGTTGGGACTGGTGTTTGCCGCTGTGGGCTATCAATCCTTGGCTGGTGCCCTGTTTGTGCAGGCCTCGATGCAGACGCCAGGCATTGCAATTGGAGCAAGGGGAGCGGGGGAAAATATGGCGATCACTTCTTTAGAGATGCTTTCGGTGCTGAGCAACACGCAGGTGTTGTTTGCTCATCTCATTGGTTTGCTGTTCTCGCTTTGGATGCTGCAGCGGATTTATCGCACGAGCTGA
- the surE gene encoding 5'/3'-nucleotidase SurE has protein sequence MKPLRILISNDDGVFADGIRSLAAAAAAAGHQVTVVCPDQERSATGHGLTLQTPIRAERADELFEPGIQAWACSGTPADCMKLALFELLPEKPDLVLSGINHGPNLGTDVFCSGTVAAAMEGTLEGLPAMAVSSACFQWREFQAAADLAVQVAEAALADQWPENLLLNLNVPPCKQEAMGELRWTRLSIRRYDEQFSPRVDPRGRTYYWLAGEAVEDFESGGDGPRDWPTDVAQIQASAPSLTPIQPELFWRGGLSSLPQLRINQ, from the coding sequence ATGAAGCCCCTGCGGATTCTGATCAGCAACGACGACGGCGTGTTTGCCGACGGCATCCGCAGCCTGGCGGCTGCGGCAGCCGCTGCTGGTCATCAGGTCACGGTGGTTTGCCCCGACCAGGAGCGCTCCGCCACGGGCCATGGATTAACCCTTCAGACCCCCATTCGTGCCGAACGCGCCGATGAGCTGTTTGAACCTGGAATCCAAGCCTGGGCCTGCAGCGGCACCCCCGCCGACTGCATGAAATTAGCTCTATTTGAACTGCTTCCCGAGAAGCCAGACCTGGTGCTCTCTGGCATCAACCATGGCCCCAACCTCGGCACCGATGTGTTTTGTTCAGGGACCGTGGCAGCTGCGATGGAGGGAACCCTGGAGGGCCTGCCGGCCATGGCCGTGAGCAGTGCCTGTTTCCAATGGAGAGAATTCCAAGCCGCCGCAGATTTAGCTGTGCAGGTGGCGGAGGCCGCCCTTGCTGATCAATGGCCAGAAAACCTATTACTCAACCTCAACGTGCCGCCCTGCAAGCAGGAGGCCATGGGAGAGCTGCGCTGGACCCGTCTTTCCATCCGTCGCTACGACGAACAGTTCAGTCCTCGGGTCGACCCCCGTGGGCGCACCTATTACTGGTTGGCCGGTGAAGCCGTCGAAGATTTCGAGTCGGGCGGTGATGGCCCCCGCGACTGGCCCACTGACGTGGCCCAAATCCAGGCGAGTGCACCGTCGCTCACACCGATTCAACCTGAGCTCTTCTGGCGAGGAGGACTCTCCTCCTTACCCCAACTACGGATCAATCAGTAG
- the pheS gene encoding phenylalanine--tRNA ligase subunit alpha, which translates to MSATISLQQLTDQLDALEAEAAVEIQAAADAAALEQLRVGLLGKKGRLSAVLGAMGKLPGEERPLVGQRANVLKTQVQQLLSERLEAVNSAAMATRIAAETLDVTAAPLGVPMGHRHPLITTTEEIVDLFCGLGYQVEEGPEVETDHHNFTALNIPPEHPARDMQDTFYLQDNLLLRTHTSPVQIRHLENNPPPVRIVAPGRVYRRDAVDATHSPVFHQVEVLAIDEGLDFSHLRGTVMQFLKAFFGDLPVRFRASYFPFTEPSAEVDVQWRGRWLEVMGCGMVDPAVLEGLGLDPDRWSGFAAGLGVERFCMVRHGIDDIRRLYTSDLRFLDQF; encoded by the coding sequence TTGAGCGCCACGATCTCCCTGCAGCAGCTCACTGATCAGCTGGACGCCTTAGAGGCGGAGGCGGCCGTTGAGATTCAGGCGGCCGCCGATGCCGCCGCTCTCGAGCAGCTTCGCGTTGGATTGCTGGGTAAAAAGGGGCGCCTCTCAGCCGTTCTGGGGGCGATGGGCAAGCTGCCAGGGGAGGAACGCCCGCTTGTAGGCCAGCGCGCCAATGTCTTGAAGACTCAGGTGCAGCAGCTGCTGTCTGAGCGCCTTGAGGCGGTGAACAGTGCTGCGATGGCGACACGGATCGCCGCCGAAACTCTTGATGTCACGGCGGCTCCGCTGGGGGTACCGATGGGGCATCGGCACCCGTTGATCACCACGACGGAGGAGATTGTTGATCTGTTCTGTGGCCTTGGTTATCAGGTGGAAGAAGGTCCTGAAGTGGAGACGGATCACCACAACTTCACGGCGCTGAACATTCCGCCTGAGCACCCTGCGCGCGATATGCAGGACACGTTTTATTTGCAAGACAATCTGTTATTGCGCACCCACACCTCACCGGTGCAGATCCGACACCTGGAAAACAATCCACCACCGGTGCGGATCGTGGCTCCAGGCCGGGTTTATCGACGGGATGCGGTTGATGCAACCCATTCGCCTGTATTCCATCAGGTGGAAGTGTTGGCGATTGATGAGGGCTTGGACTTCAGCCACCTTCGCGGCACGGTGATGCAGTTCCTCAAGGCGTTCTTTGGGGACCTGCCGGTGCGCTTTCGCGCCAGCTACTTCCCCTTTACGGAACCCTCGGCTGAGGTGGATGTGCAATGGCGAGGGCGCTGGCTTGAGGTGATGGGCTGCGGAATGGTGGATCCAGCAGTGCTCGAAGGGTTAGGCCTGGACCCCGATCGATGGAGCGGTTTTGCTGCCGGTTTGGGAGTGGAGCGGTTCTGCATGGTGCGTCATGGCATTGACGACATCCGCCGTTTGTACACCAGTGATCTGCGCTTCCTGGATCAATTCTGA